A stretch of DNA from Actinomycetota bacterium:
CACTCCCCTGGTTCGCCTTTCACGCGTTCACCCTCCCGGGAATCTCGCCGCGAAACTCGAGTTCCTCAACCCCGGTGGTTCGATCAAGGAGCGGATTTCCGTCACGATGATCGACCGCGCGGAGCAACTCGGCCTCCTCGAGCCCGGCGGCACGATCGTCGAGCCGACCAGTGGCAACACCGGCGTCGGTCTGGCAATCGTCGCGGCGGTGCGCGGATACAAGGTCGTGTTCACCGTTCCGGACAAGGTCTCCAAGGAGAAGCAGGATCTCCTGCGGGCGTACGGCGCGACCGTCATCGTCACACCGACGGAACTCCTCCCCGAGGATCCCGAGTCCTACTACGGGGTCGCACGGCGCATCGTCGCCGAAACTCCCGGCGCCTACAGCCCCGATCAGTACACCAACCCCGCGAATCCCCAAGCCCACTACCTGACAACCGGCCCGGAGATCTGGGACCAGACCGAAGGCCGTGTCGGTGCGCTCGTCGCCGGCGTCGGAACCGGCGGCACGGTCACCGGAATCGGCCGCTACCTCAAGGAGATGAACCCGGACATCCTGGTGATCGGAGCAGACCCGGAGGGATCGATCTACACGGCACGCTCGGATGATGAGATCCATCAGTATGACGTGGAGGGTGTCGGCGAGGACTTCTGGCCGGAAACGCTCGACCGCGACATCGTCGACGAGTACATCATGGTCTCCGACGCCGATGCGTTCGCGATGACCCGGCGCGTTGCCCGTCAGGAAGGCTTGCTGGCAGGCGGGTCCGCCGGAATGGCGATACACGCGGCCGTCGAGTTCGCCGAGCGCGAACCGGACCGACTCACCGTCGTGATCCTTCCAGACTCGGGTCGCGGGTATCTCTCCAAGGTCTTCAACGATGCCTGGATGAGCGAGCACGGCTACGAGGTGACCTGATGCGATTCGAAACCGACGCGATCCACGCGGGCCAGGATCCAGATCCGACCACAGGGTCCGTGGTCGTACCGATTCATGCAACATCCACCTACGCCCAGATTGCTCCCGGCGAACACAAGGGATACGAGTACTCACGAACAGGCAACCCCACCCGCCACGCGCTGGAGTTGGCCCTGTCCTCCCTCGAAGGAATCGGCCCGGAAGGTGGCGCGGTCACCACGTCATCGGGGATGGCGGCCGCAGCACTCATCGGCTATCTCCTGAGACCCGGCGATCACGTACTGCTCCCCGACGATGCCTACGGCGGGACGTTCCGGTTCTTCGCAAGAGTTCTCTCCGAACAGGAGATCACCTGGTCGACAGTCGACATGACAGACGCACGGTACGTCGCAGCCGCCTTGCGTCCGGAGACGCGACTGCTTTGGGTCGAGACGCCGACCAACCCCCTGCTGCGTCTCGCCGACATCGAAAAGATCGCCGAACTCGCACACCGGAACGGGTCGATGATGGCAGTCGACAACACGTTCGCCACTCCATACCTGCAGCGCCCGTTCGAGTGTGGAGCGGATCTCGTCGTGTACTCGACCACGAAGTACCTGGGTGGTCACTCCGACGTCATAGGTGGCGCCGTCCTCGCCACGGACCCGGAACTGTTGGACCGCCTGCGGTTTCTCCAGAACGCAGTCGGCCCTATTCCCGGCCCGTTCGATGCATGGCTCGTGCTCCGTGGGATCAAAACACTGGCAATTCGCATGGATCGGCATTGCGACAACGCGCAGACACTGGCGGCGTTCCTGGAGGACCGGGACGATGTCGCCGAGGTCCTCTACCCGGGATTGGACTCGCATCCCCAGCAAGCGCTGGCACGACGACAGATGAAGCGTGCCGGAGGCATGGTGTCCTTCCGTCCTGTGGGAGGGCCGGATGCCGCCCGCCGGATCGCCTCGTCGACAGAGCTGTTCATCCTTGCCGAGAGTCTCGGCGGGGTCGAGTCACTGATCGAAGTCCCTTCCCAGATGACGCACACATCCGTTGCAGGGACGTCACTGGAAGTCCCTGACGATCTCATCAGACTCTCCGTGGGCATCGAGCACGTCGATGACCTACTGGAGGATCTGGACCGGGCACTGCGGCCGTAGGAGACGCCAGGCTCACCGGGGTGCATTCCCCCCGGCACACACCTGCCGCAGCGCTTCCCCTCCCGGGGAGACCGGTCGACTCCTCGCCGGAGCACTCTCCGAGCCCTCGAGGACCGGAGCGGGAGCCGCTGTA
This window harbors:
- a CDS encoding pyridoxal-phosphate dependent enzyme: MIYENAIEAIGRTPLVRLSRVHPPGNLAAKLEFLNPGGSIKERISVTMIDRAEQLGLLEPGGTIVEPTSGNTGVGLAIVAAVRGYKVVFTVPDKVSKEKQDLLRAYGATVIVTPTELLPEDPESYYGVARRIVAETPGAYSPDQYTNPANPQAHYLTTGPEIWDQTEGRVGALVAGVGTGGTVTGIGRYLKEMNPDILVIGADPEGSIYTARSDDEIHQYDVEGVGEDFWPETLDRDIVDEYIMVSDADAFAMTRRVARQEGLLAGGSAGMAIHAAVEFAEREPDRLTVVILPDSGRGYLSKVFNDAWMSEHGYEVT
- a CDS encoding cystathionine gamma-synthase, with the translated sequence MRFETDAIHAGQDPDPTTGSVVVPIHATSTYAQIAPGEHKGYEYSRTGNPTRHALELALSSLEGIGPEGGAVTTSSGMAAAALIGYLLRPGDHVLLPDDAYGGTFRFFARVLSEQEITWSTVDMTDARYVAAALRPETRLLWVETPTNPLLRLADIEKIAELAHRNGSMMAVDNTFATPYLQRPFECGADLVVYSTTKYLGGHSDVIGGAVLATDPELLDRLRFLQNAVGPIPGPFDAWLVLRGIKTLAIRMDRHCDNAQTLAAFLEDRDDVAEVLYPGLDSHPQQALARRQMKRAGGMVSFRPVGGPDAARRIASSTELFILAESLGGVESLIEVPSQMTHTSVAGTSLEVPDDLIRLSVGIEHVDDLLEDLDRALRP